The Ignicoccus hospitalis KIN4/I genome includes the window CGCACACCATTTCCCGTCCCGGCATTCCGGGGACGGACCGGTTAGATAAACCTAATTCAGTCGAAGCCCGGCCCCCTGAGCCTTAGTATGTCCCACTCCTCCGCCGCTTCTACCAACCACCCGGCCAAGATTTTGGCCATCTCCCTCTTGGCTTCCTCTTCGTCTTCAATGGGGTAATCCGCATTCCGGAAAGCCTCCAAGGCCATTTCTGCATTTATCTTGTTTAAGAAGTGCTCTTCCAACTCCTTTAATAAGTCTATAAGCCTCATTTTGTCTTTAGCTACCTTCCTTAAGTAATTGAAATCGTCCTCGCTTAGGAAGGCCTTGTCGTACCATTCAGTACCCTTGACCAGTTCCAAGTAGTGCTTCAGCGGTTCGTAGTTCCTCACTATCTTGCCGGAGCTCGCGAAAGGTCTCCACGGGAGCTCTACCAAGGCTGGATCACGCTCAAGCGTAAGTTCGGCACTGGCTGTATATAAGATATAGAGGGAAGTGTGGCGCCGCGGCCGGGATTTGAACCCGGGTCACGGGCTTGACAGGCCCGCATACTGGGCCAGGCTATACTACCGCGGCACTTCCCGCGCGTTCGGGAGAGCATACCGTTTAAAAATTTTGTGCGACGGGAGAGCGCAAAAACTGAAGGAGGCGAAAGGCCCTAGGGCCCACTGACTTGTGCGGCATTGCCGGCATAGCGGCTAGGGAAGAGTACTACGACGACGTCTTGAAGGAACTAATAAGGTTGCTCGAGTCCTTGGAGTACAGGGGTTACGACTCCGCCGGGATCGCAGTCTATGACGTAGATTCCAAGAAAATAAGGGTTTGGAAGAAGAAGGGTAAGGTAGCGGACCTAGTTAAGCTGCTAAGGTCCCAGCTGGGCGACTTCAAGCTCAAGGCCAGCGTGGGCATAGCTCACACCCGCTGGGCCACGCACGGCGAGCCGAAGGATGAGAACGCGCACCCCCATATTGATTGTGAGGGCAAAGTTGCGGTCGTCCACAACGGAATAATTTCAAACTACAAAGAGCTCAAGCGAGAGCTCGAGGCGAGGGGTCACTCGTTCAGAAGCGAGACGGACACGGAGGTCTTTGCACACCTATTCGAGGAAGAGCTAAAACGTAAGGAACCCTTTGAGGCCTTCAAGGCAGCCGTCGCACGTCTCGAGGGGTACTACGCAATAGTTGCGATAACTTCCCTCGAGCCGCACAAGGTGTTCTTCGCGCGTAAGGAGAGCCCCTTAGTGGTGGGAAGGGGGCCTAAAGGGAATTACGTCTCCAGCGACGTCGTCAGCTTGGTGGGCAACTGTTGGGAGGTATCGCCTTTATACGACGACGACGTAGGGTGGATGAACGATAAGGAGATCTACGTTGAGAGGGGAGGCGTGCGGAGGCGTTTGAGTTTCATCAAGCCTACATGGAGCCCCGTCCAAGCCCAGAAGGGAAGCTACGAATACTTCATGCTCAAGGAAATACACGAGCAACCTCAGGTGGTCAAGGAGACTCTGATATCAATAGCTTCGGAGTGGGACAAGGTGGAGGAGGTCGTAAACCTTCTCGAAGGCTGGGCGGTGGTGGTCGCCGCCGGCACCTCCTACCACGCCGGCTTGATATTCTCGTATAACGTAATGAAAGAGACCGGAAGATATATTCCAGTCATAGACGCCAGCGAGGCGCCCCACTTTTCTAAATTGCTCAAGGGAACGGTCGTAGCTATAAGTCAGAGCGGTGAAACGTATGACACCCTCAAGGCCGTGAGGATTGCTAAGGAAAACGGGGCAAAGGTTGTAGGAGTGGTTAACGTGGTGGGCTCTACCCTAGACAGAGAGGCGGACGTGAGCCTTTACACTAGGGCCGGGCCGGAGATAGGCGTAGCCGCTACAAAGACCTTCTTAACGCAGTTGAGCGTCTTGAATGCGTTGGTCGCTAGGATGGTCGGGGAGGGCGCGAACAGGGTAAGGGAGATGGCGAACGAGCTCAGCAAGATAACTAAAGAGAGCATAGAGGTCAGCGCCGGCTACGCTAAGGGGCTTGCCGATCAACTGTACACCAAGCGGGACATGTACGTCCTGGGGACGGGGATTTCTTACCCAGTTGCGATGGAAGGTGCATTGAAAATTAAAGAGATATCCTACGTCCACGCGGAGGCCTACCCCGCCGGCGAGGCTAAGCACGGTCCCATAGCCTTGGCGGAGCCGGGTTTCCCCGTCCTCTTAGTCTGGACCCCGGAGGACGTCGAAAAGTTAGAGGTGGCCGAGAAAGAGTTCGAGAGCAGGGGAAGCGAGGTCTACTGGGTGGCCCCGAGAGGGGACGTCCCGATCCCCGAAGTCGATTGGAAGTACGTCCCCTTTGCCTTGACACCGCCCTTGCAGCTGTTGTCGTACTACATGGCAGTTAAGAAGGGCTTGGACCCCGACAAGCCTAGGAACTTGGCGAAGAGCGTCACAGTTCATTAAGCTTACTCCAACCTTAATCAGCGCTCCTCCGTAAGTCTGGCGCGGGACTTCAAGGCTTGTTGGAAACAGCTGTCCTAACGTCTTCCAGCGGAGGCTGCGGGAAGACTCTGTTGGGCGCCGAACTGGCGAGGAGGGGTTACGTCGTGCTGACCGCCTCTCCTATAACTAACTACTTGAACTCTTACAGAGTTATGGAAAGGTACGAGATCTACGACGCCCTCAAGGCTTACGTCGATGAGGGCGCTTGTGATAGGTGCGGGGAGTGTTTGGAAGCTTGCACGAAGGGGGCGATAACGGAGGACTTTAAGGTAATAGAAGGTTTGTGCGAGGGCTGCCCGGCTTGCGCCTACGCTTGCCCCAGGGGAGCGATCAAGTTCAAACAGACCAAAGGCGCAGAGTACGAAATAATCAAGGTTGAAGAGGGCTTTGTCATAGAGGTACGCGTGGAGCCTGGCCTCAACGAGCTCAGCTACTTGCTCGGCTTAATGGGGGTCGCGCGGAGGTTGGCGGAGGACAACGGAATCGGAACAGTTCTAGTGGAGACGAGGGCTCGGTTGCCGGCGCAGAAGGGCTTGTTCTTTGTTAGGAAACACCCGGGGGCGGAGGACCAAGTGAAGGAGTTCGAGCTGCGCTCGACCGGCTACGAGAGGGACGCGGCGGTAGTCGTCAATGTGGGCCTCGGAGACTTCGATGTTAACACGTCTTTAAAGAAGTTCTACATGCCTCATAAAGAAGACCCAAGCTTCAGCACCTTTGTCGAGGAGGTGGTAGAATGGTTAGAGTCGCGGTAGTCGGCTTGGGAGGGGAGGGGAAGACTCTGCTCTCCCTCAAGCTCGCCGAGCTCCTAGGGGCTGTCCCGGTAGAAGCTAAGGAGGTATGCGAGCTCCACTACTTCATCCGCGCGCCGAGGGTCCTCATCAAGACCGTGGAATCGTTCTACCCGGCGGTCGTTAAGGACAAATGCTTGAGGTGTAACTTGTGCGCGGCGGCTTGTCCGGACAAGGCTATGTTGCGGGACGAGGAGGGCTATCCGAGCTCGGTACCCGACTTGTGCAGTTCGTGCACCTCATGCTTCTGGGCGTGTCCGCACGGGGCCTTAGAGAGGCGCTCGAAGGTCGTAGCGAAAATATATAAGGTAGGAAAGGCTCTACAGCTCGAAGGTAAGTTCTTGAAGGGTCTGCTGAAGGACCTCGACTCCCTAGCGGGCAGCTCGTGGGTCCTCGACGCAGAACGCCCGGAGTACGCGCTCTTCGCAGACGCCGCGCTGGTCGTCAGCAGAGATCCAAAGCGGCGCGCGAGAGCCTTGCAGCTGGCCAACTTCCTCGAGAAGAACGGCACGCGCGCGGTCGTGGTGAACCCCGAGGAGCAGGGCGCGGAGGAAGTACTCGACTTTCTCAATCATTTATAATCCCCCTCGGACCGGCTAGCCCGGTGAAAGGTCGTGGCCGCTCAGATACCCCAAAGCAACGAGGTTAGGGTCGGTAAGAAGCCCGTCATGAACTACGTGCTGGCGACCCTGACCCTCCTGAACCAGGGTGTGGACAGGATAGAGATAAAGGCCAGGGGTAGGGCCATAAGCAAGGCGGTAGACACCGTGGAGATAGTGAGGAACAGGTTCCTGCCCGGCCAAGTGAGGGTCGCTGAGATAAGGATCGGCAGCCAGACCGTGACCAGCGCCGACGGCAGGCAGAGCAGGATAAGCACCATAGACATAGTCTTGGAGAGGGTCAAGTAAGTCCGAACGAACCAAGCTATTTTTAGGCGCAAACTCTAAGCCTTACTACGGGGCTAGCTTGGAGGAAACGAAAAAGGTAACCGTGTTCGAGGGCGAGGCTCGAATAGGTCTCATGAAGGTACCTACGCTAACCATCACCCTGGAGCCGGAGGACTTCGAGTCTCCCCTGTCCTTCCAAATGGCGCTAAGTAAGCTTATGGATGAGTTGACGAAAGCCTTTGAGAACCCTCCTGAGAGCAAGTACTTTGCAGAAGTGAAGTTCAGAGATCACTTAAACAGACCGGTGTTCGTCGCTGTCGACTTAGGCAAGAGTATACCTCCCTTCAGCAAGAATAAGGTGAAGGCAAGAATTGTGGTGGAGATCTACGAGGAAGAGTGACGCCCCTTCCGGGCTTCCAAGTACTCCTCCGTCCTCTTGCCAAGCCACTCCTCGAGGTCTACTATGGCGTACTCGAAGTTCCCCCTCTTCTCCAACAGTCCAAGCTTCGTCAGCCTCTTTATTATGTTAAGGGCGACCTTCCTCGAGAAGTAGGGAGACAAGACCTCTAGGCCCTCTCCCAGGTTAAAGCGGTCCCCGAAGCGCTTCTTGAGCAAATAGTAAACGCTCATCTCCCTCTTGTTTGGCCAGAAGCCCATTCCCTACACCAGATCCTTGAGGCGCAGCTTGCCGGAATATAAAGCCATCCCCAAAACGACCACGTCCGCCCCGGCGCTCTCCAAGAGCTTCACGTGCTCCGGACTCCCCACGCCCCCGGCGTACTCTAGGAGCTTGTCCGGGTACTCCCTTCTAATGTACTTGACGCCGCTCACGTCGGGCCCTTCCATAGTTCCTTCAGTGTCCACGTAAGTGTAGAGGAAACCCCTAAAGGACCTTCCCTTAAACTTCTCGAGTGCCTCCTTCAGACCTACGGGTATCTCTTCCTTCCATCCTTCGACGCTTACCTTGCCTCCTTTCAAGTCTATTGCGACGATTACCTTGTCCGCCCCGACCGCTTCCGAGGCGACCTCTAGGAACTCCGGATCCTTGTGGGCCCTACTACCAATGACGAATGCGTCTGCTTTAGGGTAGCGCTCTAAGTGTTCTACTTCCCTTAAGCCCCCTGCGACTTGGACCCACAGCCCGTACTCCTTCGCCTTCTCTATTACTTTGTTTATCACCTCAACGTTTATCGGCTTTCCTGCCTCTGCGCCGTCCAAGTCTACTACGTGAAGCCCCTTGGCTCCCTCGAGCGCCCAGAATTCGGCCCACTTGACCGGATCGCCCAGGTCCAAGCCGGTGCCCTTGACACCCCTTACCCTCTTTACTGCCCGCCCCTCCGACACGTCTATGCTAGGAAAAACCCTCATTTCCGTCCAGCCGGGGGGACCGGACGGCGGGTGAGGTAAATACTGGAGGTCTTGAACCTCCTGGCTAAGGGAGCCGAGGCGGAGGTTTACTTAGCGAAGTACTGGGGTTGCAAGGCCGTTTACAAGGTTAGGAAGCCTAAGGCTTACAGACACCCAAAGCTGGACTTGAGGCTGAGGTACGAGAGGACCCGTAACGAGTTTAACAACATGCTTAGGGCATACAAAGAAGGTATGAACGTACCGACGCCTTACGACGTCGATTACAACGAGTATTCGATCGTTATGGAATATATCGAGGGAACCCCTTTGAGCGAGAAGGTGGAGGCGTGGGCGATAGAGGAGGCCGGGAGACAGCTCGCGATCTTACACTCAGCGGACATAGCTCATTGGGACTACACCACGGCAAACTTGATAATTAAGGGCAGAAAGCTGTTTATAATAGATTTCGGATTGTCGAGGAAGACGAAGTCGGACATAGAGAAAGCTATAGATGCACACTTGATGATAAGGTCTTTCCTCAGCGCGCACCCGGGGAGGGAGGACTTGGTAGACCGCTTCTGGAAGGGCTATTCTGAGTTCGGCGAGGCGGAGAAGATGAGGGAGCTGACCAAACAAATAGAGCTCTTGGGCCGCTACGTAAAGGAGAGGAGGAAGACCGTATGGTAAGCAAGAAGGTTTACTTCCTAACCTCTAACCCTCACAAGGCGAAGGAAGTTAGTGACGTGCTCAGCCAGTTCTCGATCGAGGTGGTCCCTCTGAAGGGCGAGAAGTTGGAGATACAAGCGGACTCCGTGGAGGAGGTGGCGAGGTTCGCGGCGGAGGAGGCCAAGAAGAGGTTCAAGGAGAGGCCGTTGCTCTTGGAGGACAGCGGGCTCTTCGTGGACGCTCTGAAGGGCTTCCCGGGGCCGTACAGCAACTACGTTTATCGAACTCTGGGGTTGGAGGGGCTGTTGAAGCTCATGGAAGGGGTTGAGGACAGGAGGGCGCGCTTCGTCTGCGCTGCTGCGTTAGTGAAGGAGGACGATAAGATCGTTATTGAGGTAGGAGAGGTTGAGGGCGAAATAGCTTACGAGCCGAGGGGGGATAAGGGCTTCGGCTTCGACCCGATCTTCGTTCCCCTCGGCTACGAGAAGACCTTCGCCGAGCTGGGGGAGGAGGTGAAGAAGAGGATTTCCCACAGGGCGAGGGCGTTCATGAAGATAGCTAAACACTTGTCCGGGGAATAACAGAGTGTCCCCGGCTCACCGCGGGCCCTCTGGCCCCCTTGCCGGGGAGCCGCCGGACTTAGGGACGGAGCCCTCTTGAAATGTTTTGAGGTCGCTCTGGTAGCCCGACCATCATTCCCTCAGGGGCGGTGGTTGCGCTCATCCCTCGTCTTTACGAAGCGCCCCCTTGGAACTAGTTTTAAGCTCGCCAGCGACGGAGCGGCGGGGTGGCGAGACTGGTAGAGGAGTTCAAGTACATAGTGCGTATAGGCGATACTGACATCGACGGTTCTCTGCCCGCCGTTTACGGCCTAGCCAAAATAAAGGGTATTGGTTATACCACCGCGTTGGCCATCCTTAGGAAGCTGGGGATAGACCCCCATATGAGGTTGGGTTACTTGAGCGAGACCCGGATAAGGGAGTTGGACGAGAAGGTGAGGGACATAACCCAGTTGGGCTTCCCCAGCTGGCTCTACAACAGGAGGAAAGACTATACCACCGGTAAGGACTTGCACTTGATAGGCGCGGACTTGGTGTTCTACGCTAGACAAGACATCGAGAGGGAGAAGAGGATAAAGAGCTGGAGAGGCTTGAGGCACAGCCTAGGCTTGAAGGTTAGGGGCCAGAGGACCGCTACCACCGGTAGGCTTGGCATGACGGTAGGCGTCAGCAAGAAGTCCAGGTGAGGTGAGAGGTAATGGGAGACCCGCGCAAGCCTAGGAAGAAGTGGTCTCCTCCCGGTCACCCGTGGGTTAAGGAGAGGCTAATCGAAGAAATGAAACTAATGGGTGAGTACGGACTGAGGAACAAGAGGGAGATTTGGATCGCCGCGGCGATGTTAAGGAGGTACCGCCACCGCGCGAGGGAGCTGCTAGCGTTGCCGGCCGAGGTGAGGGAAAAGGAGGAGAAGGCACTTCTGAAGAGGCTCTACGACTTGGGCTTGGTTGATGAGAACGCAACCCTCGACGATGTACTGTCCCTCACTGTTAGGGACTTATTGGAGAGGAGGTTGCAGACGGTCGTCTACAAGAAGGGCTTGGCAAAGAGCATATACCACGCTCGCCAGCTCGTGACGCACGGCCACATAGCCATAAACGGCAGGAGGGTCACCAGCCCGGGGTACATAGTGAGGAGGGACGAGGAGGAGTTGATAGGCTACGCCCCCACTAGCCCGTACTTCAAAAAGGCACAGCAGTAACGGCGGGGGGTCGTGAGCCGTGCCAAAGGAAATAAGGTGGGGGGTCGCGCACATATTCAGTTCCCCCAACAACACTTTCGTCCACATAACTGACATCACCGGCTCGGAGACGGCATCGAGAGTTACCGGCGGAATGGTGGTAAAGGCGGACCACGAGAAGCCGTCCCCTTACGCGGCCATGATTGCGGCCGCGAGGGCGGCCCAGCAAGCTATGGAGAGGGGCATAACTGCCATCCACATAAAGGTAAGGGCCCCCGGCGGTTACGGTCCCAAGACCCCGGGCCCCGGCGCCCAAGCTGCCATTAGGGCCTTAGCTAGGTCGGGATTCATCATAGGGAGGATAGAGGACGTGACGCCCTTGCCCCACGACACCATACGCAGGCCCGGCGGCAGAAGGGGCAGGAGGGTCTGAGTTTTGCCCATCGAGGTGCTGGAGGAGACACCAACCTCCATACGTTTGTTAGCCAAGGGGTACCCCCTGGCGGTCCTCAACGCGATCAGGAGGGCGGCGCTGGAGCTCGCGCCTAAAATGGCGGTCGACTTCATTGCTGTAGATAGAAACGATAGTACGTTGTTCAACGAGGTGCTGGCGCACAGGCTCGCGATGATTCCGCTGAGGAGCGAGGAGGCGTTGGAGAGGTATGCCCCTCCGGAAGCTTGCATGGAGTGTACGCCGGAGGAGGCAGAGGCCGATAAGTGCGTCGTCGACGGGAAGCCTTGTTACGTGCGCTTGTACTTAGACGCCTCGGCAGAAGGAAAACAGATCATAGTCTATTCCAAGGACTTGAAGAGCGAGGACGAGGACGTCAGGCCGGTATACGAGAACATTCCCGTGGTCCCCTTGATAGGCGACCAGAAGGTCAAGGTAATAGCTTACGCGAGGTTGGGTAGGGGGAGGGAACACGCCAAGTGGATGCCGGCCACCGTTTCCATAGTTAAACCCTTGCTGAAGGGGATATCCGTCAAAGAGGGCTTGTGTGACGCCGAATGCCAAAAGGAGTGTGCGGAGAAGTGCAAGGAAGCTTTCGTGATGAAGGATGGCAAGCTCACCTTAAAGGAGGGAACTACACTCTCTATGGTCATGTACTGTATAGAGTACGTCTGCGAGGGCAAGGGGATACGCCCGGTGTTCGAGGAAGACACCTACTTGTTCGAGCTCGAGAGCGACGGCTCCTTGAGCGCGAGGAGGACTTTGGTTGAAGCGGCTAAGGCGGTGGTCGAGAAGCTGAGCGAATTAAAGAACCGCCTACAGTCTCGCGAGGGGTGAGCGAGCGGTGCCCGCGAGGAGGAGGAAGATTACAAACGTTTTGTTAAGGAAGACGCTGGACGAGCTCTGGAAGACCAAGTCTCCCGCGTGGAGGAGGGTCTACGAGCTGCTGAACAGGCCGGCGCGCCAGAGGATAGTGGTGAACGTGAGCAAGATAAATAGGTACGCCAATGACGGCGACGTCGTAGTGGTCCCCGGCAAGGTCTTGGGCTCCGGTGAGTTAGAGAAGAAGGTAACCGTGGCGGCTTTTTCGTTCTCCTATACCGCGTTAGAGAAGATAGAGACGGCGGGTGGCAAGGCGCTCCACATCTTGGAGCTAGTGAAGGAGAACCCCAAGGGTAGCGGCATTAAGATTATTACGTGAGGTGGTGGTCATGAAGAGAGTGGTCGTGATCGATGCTACGAATCAAATAGTAGGTCGGATGGCCTCCCACATCGCTAAGATGTTGCTCGAGGGGTGGGAGGTCAACGTAATCAACGCGGAGAAAGCCGTGCTGTCCGGCGAACCCACTAGGGTGGTAAAGGGTTACCAAATACTGTTAAACGTCAAGACGCACACCAACCCGTACCGGAACAAGATAAAGAGGCCGAGGACGCCTATAGCGATAATAAAGGACGCGGTTAAGGGTATGTTGCCCAAACACAACACGAGGGGACGGGAGGCCTTGAAGAGGCTAAAGGTCTATATCGGGGAGCCGGAGTACGTGCCCAAAGAGAACTTGATGAGGTTCCCCGACGCGGACGCGCTGAGGCTCTCCGGAAAGTACATAACTGTCGGGGAAGTGGCGCGCCGGATGGGATGGAAGGGAGGTGAGGCGTGATGGTGGACGTGAAGTGGGCAAAGGAACAGCAAGGTAAGGGCGGCGTAAGGATAGTATTGGCCACTGGGAAGAGGAAAAGGGCCATAGCTAGGGCAATCATATACCCGGGCAAGGGAAGGGTCTGGATCAACGGCGTCCCGGTTGAGATAGTTAAGCCAGAAATCAAGAGGTGGAGGATACTAGAGCCCTTACTATTAGCCGGCGAGAAAGTGATGAAGAACATAGATATCAAGGTTTTCGTCAAAGGAGGAGGCTTCATGGCCCAAGCGGAGGCGGCGCGAATGGCCATAGCTAGGGGCTTGGTGAAGTATACTGGAAGCGAGGAGTTGAAGGCGTTGTACGAGGAGCACGACCGACACATGCTGTCCGGCGACCCGAGGAGGACGGAGCCGGAGAAGTGGATGAGGTACTCCGCCAGGAGG containing:
- a CDS encoding 50S ribosomal protein L13, whose translation is MKRVVVIDATNQIVGRMASHIAKMLLEGWEVNVINAEKAVLSGEPTRVVKGYQILLNVKTHTNPYRNKIKRPRTPIAIIKDAVKGMLPKHNTRGREALKRLKVYIGEPEYVPKENLMRFPDADALRLSGKYITVGEVARRMGWKGGEA
- the albA gene encoding DNA-binding protein Alba, which gives rise to MAAQIPQSNEVRVGKKPVMNYVLATLTLLNQGVDRIEIKARGRAISKAVDTVEIVRNRFLPGQVRVAEIRIGSQTVTSADGRQSRISTIDIVLERVK
- a CDS encoding KEOPS complex kinase/ATPase Bud32, yielding MNLLAKGAEAEVYLAKYWGCKAVYKVRKPKAYRHPKLDLRLRYERTRNEFNNMLRAYKEGMNVPTPYDVDYNEYSIVMEYIEGTPLSEKVEAWAIEEAGRQLAILHSADIAHWDYTTANLIIKGRKLFIIDFGLSRKTKSDIEKAIDAHLMIRSFLSAHPGREDLVDRFWKGYSEFGEAEKMRELTKQIELLGRYVKERRKTVW
- a CDS encoding DNA-directed RNA polymerase subunit D, giving the protein MPIEVLEETPTSIRLLAKGYPLAVLNAIRRAALELAPKMAVDFIAVDRNDSTLFNEVLAHRLAMIPLRSEEALERYAPPEACMECTPEEAEADKCVVDGKPCYVRLYLDASAEGKQIIVYSKDLKSEDEDVRPVYENIPVVPLIGDQKVKVIAYARLGRGREHAKWMPATVSIVKPLLKGISVKEGLCDAECQKECAEKCKEAFVMKDGKLTLKEGTTLSMVMYCIEYVCEGKGIRPVFEEDTYLFELESDGSLSARRTLVEAAKAVVEKLSELKNRLQSREG
- a CDS encoding 50S ribosomal protein L18e, encoding MPARRRKITNVLLRKTLDELWKTKSPAWRRVYELLNRPARQRIVVNVSKINRYANDGDVVVVPGKVLGSGELEKKVTVAAFSFSYTALEKIETAGGKALHILELVKENPKGSGIKIIT
- a CDS encoding 4Fe-4S binding protein, which gives rise to MVRVAVVGLGGEGKTLLSLKLAELLGAVPVEAKEVCELHYFIRAPRVLIKTVESFYPAVVKDKCLRCNLCAAACPDKAMLRDEEGYPSSVPDLCSSCTSCFWACPHGALERRSKVVAKIYKVGKALQLEGKFLKGLLKDLDSLAGSSWVLDAERPEYALFADAALVVSRDPKRRARALQLANFLEKNGTRAVVVNPEEQGAEEVLDFLNHL
- a CDS encoding 4Fe-4S binding protein yields the protein MLETAVLTSSSGGCGKTLLGAELARRGYVVLTASPITNYLNSYRVMERYEIYDALKAYVDEGACDRCGECLEACTKGAITEDFKVIEGLCEGCPACAYACPRGAIKFKQTKGAEYEIIKVEEGFVIEVRVEPGLNELSYLLGLMGVARRLAEDNGIGTVLVETRARLPAQKGLFFVRKHPGAEDQVKEFELRSTGYERDAAVVVNVGLGDFDVNTSLKKFYMPHKEDPSFSTFVEEVVEWLESR
- a CDS encoding HisA/HisF-related TIM barrel protein, whose product is MRVFPSIDVSEGRAVKRVRGVKGTGLDLGDPVKWAEFWALEGAKGLHVVDLDGAEAGKPINVEVINKVIEKAKEYGLWVQVAGGLREVEHLERYPKADAFVIGSRAHKDPEFLEVASEAVGADKVIVAIDLKGGKVSVEGWKEEIPVGLKEALEKFKGRSFRGFLYTYVDTEGTMEGPDVSGVKYIRREYPDKLLEYAGGVGSPEHVKLLESAGADVVVLGMALYSGKLRLKDLV
- a CDS encoding 30S ribosomal protein S11 gives rise to the protein MPKEIRWGVAHIFSSPNNTFVHITDITGSETASRVTGGMVVKADHEKPSPYAAMIAAARAAQQAMERGITAIHIKVRAPGGYGPKTPGPGAQAAIRALARSGFIIGRIEDVTPLPHDTIRRPGGRRGRRV
- a CDS encoding XTP/dITP diphosphatase, which codes for MVSKKVYFLTSNPHKAKEVSDVLSQFSIEVVPLKGEKLEIQADSVEEVARFAAEEAKKRFKERPLLLEDSGLFVDALKGFPGPYSNYVYRTLGLEGLLKLMEGVEDRRARFVCAAALVKEDDKIVIEVGEVEGEIAYEPRGDKGFGFDPIFVPLGYEKTFAELGEEVKKRISHRARAFMKIAKHLSGE
- a CDS encoding 30S ribosomal protein S4 codes for the protein MGDPRKPRKKWSPPGHPWVKERLIEEMKLMGEYGLRNKREIWIAAAMLRRYRHRARELLALPAEVREKEEKALLKRLYDLGLVDENATLDDVLSLTVRDLLERRLQTVVYKKGLAKSIYHARQLVTHGHIAINGRRVTSPGYIVRRDEEELIGYAPTSPYFKKAQQ
- a CDS encoding 30S ribosomal protein S13: MARLVEEFKYIVRIGDTDIDGSLPAVYGLAKIKGIGYTTALAILRKLGIDPHMRLGYLSETRIRELDEKVRDITQLGFPSWLYNRRKDYTTGKDLHLIGADLVFYARQDIEREKRIKSWRGLRHSLGLKVRGQRTATTGRLGMTVGVSKKSR
- a CDS encoding 30S ribosomal protein S9 is translated as MVDVKWAKEQQGKGGVRIVLATGKRKRAIARAIIYPGKGRVWINGVPVEIVKPEIKRWRILEPLLLAGEKVMKNIDIKVFVKGGGFMAQAEAARMAIARGLVKYTGSEELKALYEEHDRHMLSGDPRRTEPEKWMRYSARRRKQKSYR
- the glmS gene encoding glutamine--fructose-6-phosphate transaminase (isomerizing) produces the protein MCGIAGIAAREEYYDDVLKELIRLLESLEYRGYDSAGIAVYDVDSKKIRVWKKKGKVADLVKLLRSQLGDFKLKASVGIAHTRWATHGEPKDENAHPHIDCEGKVAVVHNGIISNYKELKRELEARGHSFRSETDTEVFAHLFEEELKRKEPFEAFKAAVARLEGYYAIVAITSLEPHKVFFARKESPLVVGRGPKGNYVSSDVVSLVGNCWEVSPLYDDDVGWMNDKEIYVERGGVRRRLSFIKPTWSPVQAQKGSYEYFMLKEIHEQPQVVKETLISIASEWDKVEEVVNLLEGWAVVVAAGTSYHAGLIFSYNVMKETGRYIPVIDASEAPHFSKLLKGTVVAISQSGETYDTLKAVRIAKENGAKVVGVVNVVGSTLDREADVSLYTRAGPEIGVAATKTFLTQLSVLNALVARMVGEGANRVREMANELSKITKESIEVSAGYAKGLADQLYTKRDMYVLGTGISYPVAMEGALKIKEISYVHAEAYPAGEAKHGPIALAEPGFPVLLVWTPEDVEKLEVAEKEFESRGSEVYWVAPRGDVPIPEVDWKYVPFALTPPLQLLSYYMAVKKGLDPDKPRNLAKSVTVH